One genomic window of Streptomyces sp. NBC_01498 includes the following:
- a CDS encoding ferrochelatase → MSEPRASSPYDALLLLSFGGPEGPDDVVPFLENVTRGRGIPTERLKEVGQHYFLFGGISPINEQNRTLLEALREDFADHGLDLPVYWGNRNWAPYLTDTLREMTKDGRRRVAVLATSAYASYSGCRQYRENLADALATLTAEGLEPPRVDKLRHYFNHPGFVGPMVDGVLASLADLPRDVRDGARLAFTTHSVPVAAADTSGPVQDHGDGGAYVAQHLDAARLIAGAVREETGVDHPWELVYQSRSGAPHIPWLEPDICDHLAALHGAGAPAVVMVPIGFVSDHMEVLYDLDTEALAKAAELGLPVRRSATVGADERFVGAVRELLLERAAAERGSAVERCALGALGASHDVCPVGCCPARTPRPAAAGADSPYAP, encoded by the coding sequence ATGTCCGAACCGCGTGCCAGCTCCCCCTACGACGCCCTTCTCCTGCTGTCCTTCGGCGGCCCCGAGGGCCCGGACGACGTGGTCCCGTTCCTGGAGAACGTGACCCGCGGCCGGGGCATCCCCACGGAGCGCCTGAAAGAAGTCGGGCAGCACTACTTCCTGTTCGGCGGGATCAGCCCGATCAACGAGCAGAACAGGACGCTGCTGGAGGCCCTGCGCGAGGACTTCGCCGACCACGGTCTCGACCTGCCCGTGTACTGGGGCAACCGCAACTGGGCGCCCTACCTCACCGACACCCTGCGGGAGATGACCAAGGACGGCAGGCGCCGCGTCGCCGTCCTCGCCACCAGCGCCTACGCCTCCTACTCCGGCTGCCGCCAGTACCGCGAGAACCTCGCCGACGCGCTCGCGACGCTCACCGCCGAGGGACTGGAGCCGCCGCGCGTCGACAAGCTGCGGCACTACTTCAACCACCCCGGTTTCGTCGGGCCCATGGTCGACGGCGTCCTGGCGTCCCTCGCCGACCTGCCGCGGGACGTACGCGACGGGGCGCGCCTCGCCTTCACCACCCACTCCGTCCCGGTGGCCGCCGCCGACACCTCGGGCCCCGTCCAGGACCACGGCGACGGCGGCGCGTACGTCGCCCAGCACCTCGACGCGGCGCGGCTGATCGCCGGCGCGGTACGCGAGGAGACCGGCGTCGACCACCCCTGGGAGCTCGTCTACCAGTCCCGCAGCGGCGCCCCGCACATCCCCTGGCTGGAGCCCGACATCTGCGACCACCTGGCGGCCCTGCACGGCGCGGGGGCCCCGGCGGTCGTCATGGTGCCCATCGGGTTCGTCTCGGACCACATGGAGGTGCTGTACGACCTCGACACCGAGGCCCTGGCGAAGGCCGCCGAACTCGGCCTGCCGGTGCGGCGCTCGGCGACCGTGGGCGCCGACGAGCGGTTCGTCGGCGCCGTACGCGAACTGCTCCTGGAGCGCGCGGCGGCCGAGCGGGGGAGTGCGGTGGAGCGCTGCGCCCTCGGGGCGCTCGGGGCGAGCCACGACGTGTGCCCGGTCGGCTGCTGCCCGGCCCGTACGCCCCGCCCGGCCGCCGCCGGAGCGGACAGCCCGTACGCCCCGTAA
- a CDS encoding inositol monophosphatase family protein gives MTLPGTDTPTDPLATELLALALEAARRAGALLRDGRPADLGVAATKSSPIDVVTEMDIAAEKLITGFLAEHRPHDGFLGEEGASSAGTSGVRWVIDPLDGTVNYLYGLPTWAVSIAAERDGVTVAGVVEAPMRRETFRAVRGGGAYLNDRPVRCRPAPSLDQALVSTGFNYVTTVRTRQAAIAARLIPRLRDIRRGGSAAVDLCDVAAGRLDGYYERGLHPWDLAAGALVAREAGALTGGRPGTPADGDLTVAAAPGVFEPLQALLEEYGAWHD, from the coding sequence GTGACCCTGCCCGGCACCGACACCCCCACCGACCCCCTCGCCACCGAACTGCTCGCCCTCGCCCTGGAGGCGGCCCGCCGGGCCGGGGCGCTGCTGCGGGACGGCCGCCCCGCCGACCTGGGCGTGGCCGCGACCAAGTCCAGCCCCATCGACGTCGTCACGGAGATGGACATCGCGGCCGAGAAACTGATCACCGGTTTCCTCGCGGAGCACCGCCCCCACGACGGCTTCCTCGGTGAGGAGGGCGCCAGTTCGGCGGGCACCAGCGGGGTGCGCTGGGTGATCGACCCGCTGGACGGCACCGTCAACTACCTTTACGGGCTGCCGACCTGGGCCGTCTCCATCGCCGCCGAACGCGACGGCGTCACCGTCGCCGGCGTGGTCGAGGCCCCGATGCGCCGCGAGACCTTCCGGGCGGTGCGCGGCGGCGGCGCGTACCTCAACGACCGCCCGGTGCGCTGCCGTCCCGCCCCGTCGCTGGACCAGGCGCTCGTCTCGACCGGCTTCAACTACGTCACCACCGTCCGTACCCGCCAGGCGGCGATCGCCGCGCGGCTGATCCCGCGGCTGCGGGACATCCGGCGCGGCGGCTCCGCGGCCGTCGACCTCTGCGACGTCGCGGCGGGCCGCCTCGACGGCTACTACGAACGCGGGCTCCACCCCTGGGACCTCGCCGCCGGGGCCCTCGTCGCCCGCGAGGCGGGCGCGCTCACCGGCGGGCGTCCGGGCACCCCGGCCGACGGCGACCTGACGGTGGCGGCCGCCCCCGGCGTCTTCGAACCCCTCCAGGCGCTGCTGGAGGAGTACGGAGCCTGGCACGACTGA
- a CDS encoding D-arabinono-1,4-lactone oxidase — translation MTNSGTGATTRNPTSTWRNWAGNVGARPARVLSPASVEEVAEAVRTAAADGLRVKAVGTGHSFTSVAATDGLLIRPELLTGIREIDRAAGTVTVEAGTPLRRLNEALAREGLSLTNMGDIMDQTVAGATSTGTHGTGRESASIAAQIRALELVTADGSVLTCSPTEHADVFASARIGLGALGVVTAVTFAVEPVFLLTAREEPMSFDRVTSDFDALVTENEHFEFYWFPHTGNCNTKRNNRSAGPAAPPGTVSGWIEDEFLSNGLFQVACSLGRAVPGAIPAIARLSSRALSARLYTDIPYKVFTSPRRVRFVEMEYALPRESAVTALREVKAMIERSPLRVSFPVEVRTAPADDIPLSTASGRETAYIAVHLYRGTPYRSYFTAVERIMTAHGGRPHWGKVHTRDAAYLAGVYPRFEEFTSVRDRLDPERLFGNPYLRRVVGG, via the coding sequence ATGACCAACTCCGGTACAGGCGCGACGACGAGGAACCCGACAAGCACCTGGCGTAACTGGGCGGGGAACGTCGGCGCGCGTCCCGCCCGTGTGCTCTCCCCCGCCTCCGTGGAGGAGGTCGCCGAGGCGGTCCGTACGGCCGCGGCGGACGGACTGCGGGTCAAGGCGGTCGGCACGGGGCACTCGTTCACCTCCGTGGCGGCCACCGACGGTCTGCTGATACGGCCCGAACTCCTCACCGGCATCCGGGAGATCGACCGGGCGGCGGGCACCGTCACCGTCGAGGCGGGCACCCCGCTCAGACGGCTGAACGAGGCCCTGGCGCGGGAGGGCCTGTCGCTCACCAACATGGGCGACATCATGGATCAGACCGTGGCCGGGGCGACTTCCACGGGCACGCACGGCACGGGCCGCGAGTCGGCGTCGATCGCCGCGCAGATCCGGGCGCTGGAACTGGTCACGGCGGACGGCTCCGTACTGACGTGTTCACCGACGGAGCACGCGGACGTCTTCGCCAGCGCGCGGATCGGGCTCGGCGCGCTGGGGGTCGTCACGGCGGTCACCTTCGCCGTGGAGCCGGTGTTCCTGCTGACGGCGCGTGAGGAGCCGATGTCCTTCGACCGGGTGACGTCCGACTTCGACGCGCTCGTCACCGAGAACGAACACTTCGAGTTCTACTGGTTCCCGCACACCGGCAACTGCAACACCAAGCGCAACAACCGCAGCGCGGGCCCGGCGGCCCCTCCCGGCACGGTGAGCGGCTGGATCGAGGACGAGTTCCTCTCCAACGGGCTCTTCCAGGTGGCGTGTTCGCTCGGCCGGGCGGTGCCCGGTGCCATTCCGGCGATCGCCAGGCTCTCCAGCCGCGCCCTGTCCGCCCGTCTGTACACGGACATCCCTTACAAGGTCTTCACGAGCCCGCGCCGGGTGCGTTTCGTCGAGATGGAGTACGCGCTGCCCCGCGAGAGCGCCGTCACCGCACTGCGCGAGGTCAAGGCCATGATTGAGCGCTCACCACTACGAGTGAGTTTCCCGGTGGAGGTGCGGACCGCGCCCGCCGACGACATCCCGCTGTCGACGGCGTCGGGCCGGGAGACGGCGTACATCGCGGTCCATCTGTACCGGGGCACGCCCTACCGGTCGTACTTCACGGCGGTGGAGCGGATCATGACCGCGCACGGCGGCCGGCCGCACTGGGGCAAGGTGCACACGCGGGACGCGGCGTATCTGGCGGGGGTCTATCCGCGCTTCGAGGAGTTCACGTCGGTACGCGACCGGCTGGACCCGGAGCGGCTGTTCGGGAATCCGTATCTGCGGCGGGTCGTCGGCGGGTGA
- a CDS encoding MFS transporter yields MPSPYRAIFAAPGTVRFSAAGLVGRMPLSMLAIGVVTMISQITGRYGLAGALAATLALSAAGMGPLISRLVDRHGQRRVLRPTALTAVTAGTGLLVCAQWSAPEWTLFVFAAGAGCMPSVGAMVRARWAAIYRGSPRELHAAYAWESIVDEVCFIFGPIVAIGLSTAWFPAAGPLLAVVFLVTGVFWLTAQRATEPVPHPREHHTGGSALRSPGLQVLVVTFVATGAIFGAVDVVTVAFAEERGNKTAASLVLAVYALGSCLAGAAFGLLHPRGSASKRWLVGVCAMAVSMIPLQLAGSLPILAVALFVAGLSVAPTMVTTMALVEAHVPRTKLTEGMTWTGTGLAVGVALGSSAAGWVVDASGARAGFTVPVLAGVLAALVALLGHGRLRERPTDREGYGTDDQLRYRRDDEEPDKHLA; encoded by the coding sequence GTGCCCAGTCCCTACCGCGCGATCTTCGCCGCGCCCGGCACCGTGCGGTTCAGCGCGGCCGGTCTCGTCGGCCGGATGCCGCTCTCCATGCTGGCCATCGGCGTCGTGACGATGATCTCCCAGATCACCGGCCGGTACGGGCTGGCGGGCGCGCTGGCGGCCACCCTCGCGCTGTCCGCCGCCGGGATGGGGCCGCTGATCTCGCGGCTCGTGGACCGGCACGGGCAGCGGCGGGTGCTGCGGCCCACCGCGCTGACCGCCGTGACGGCCGGCACCGGACTGCTCGTCTGCGCGCAGTGGTCGGCCCCGGAGTGGACGCTGTTCGTCTTCGCGGCGGGCGCGGGCTGCATGCCGAGCGTGGGGGCGATGGTCCGGGCGCGCTGGGCGGCGATCTACCGGGGGTCGCCCCGTGAGCTGCACGCGGCGTACGCGTGGGAGTCGATCGTCGACGAGGTGTGCTTCATCTTCGGCCCGATCGTCGCGATCGGGCTGTCCACGGCCTGGTTCCCGGCGGCGGGCCCGCTGCTCGCGGTGGTGTTCCTGGTGACCGGGGTCTTCTGGCTGACGGCGCAGCGGGCCACCGAGCCCGTTCCGCACCCGCGTGAGCACCACACCGGGGGCAGCGCGCTGCGCTCCCCCGGACTCCAGGTGCTCGTGGTGACGTTCGTGGCGACCGGCGCGATCTTCGGCGCCGTCGACGTGGTGACCGTGGCCTTCGCCGAGGAGCGGGGGAACAAGACGGCGGCGAGCCTGGTGCTCGCGGTGTACGCGCTCGGGTCGTGCCTCGCGGGCGCCGCCTTCGGGCTGCTGCACCCGCGCGGCAGCGCGTCGAAACGGTGGCTGGTGGGCGTCTGTGCGATGGCCGTGAGTATGATCCCCCTCCAACTGGCCGGGAGTCTGCCGATCCTGGCCGTGGCACTCTTCGTCGCCGGCCTCTCGGTCGCACCCACGATGGTGACGACCATGGCCCTCGTCGAGGCGCACGTACCTCGTACCAAGCTCACCGAGGGCATGACCTGGACCGGTACCGGGCTCGCCGTCGGGGTGGCGCTCGGTTCCTCCGCCGCGGGATGGGTGGTGGACGCCTCCGGGGCGCGGGCGGGGTTCACGGTGCCCGTCCTGGCGGGAGTGCTCGCGGCCCTGGTCGCGCTGCTGGGGCACGGCCGGCTGCGGGAGCGGCCCACGGATCGGGAGGGGTACGGGACGGATGACCAACTCCGGTACAGGCGCGACGACGAGGAACCCGACAAGCACCTGGCGTAA